In Amaranthus tricolor cultivar Red isolate AtriRed21 chromosome 5, ASM2621246v1, whole genome shotgun sequence, a genomic segment contains:
- the LOC130812889 gene encoding uncharacterized protein LOC130812889, whose translation MYHSKSIIYILITLYMLASTSLARHYGFDQGKEVTKESTTPTNQDSVGTPTGSVGSEHGPNWDYGWGWGAGPKSGWGYGYGSSHSPTGFARGYGFGSGFGSGSGSGYGYGSGGDSASGYGSGHGSGGSQGGGGSPSYHG comes from the coding sequence ATGTATCATTCTAAAAgcataatatatatcttaatCACTCTTTACATGCTTGCCTCCACATCTCTAGCTCGCCACTACGGCTTCGACCAAGGCAAAGAAGTGACAAAGGAAAGTACAACCCCAACTAACCAAGATAGTGTGGGCACCCCAACTGGATCCGTCGGATCCGAGCATGGCCCCAATTGGGATTATGGATGGGGATGGGGAGCCGGGCCCAAGAGTGGTTGGGGTTATGGATATGGATCAAGCCATTCCCCTACAGGGTTTGCTAGGGGTTATGGATTTGGGTCTGGATTCGGATCTGGATCTGGGTCCGGATATGGATATGGATCAGGAGGAGATAGTGCGAGTGGATATGGGTCTGGTCATGGATCTGGAGGATC